Within Sorghum bicolor cultivar BTx623 chromosome 2, Sorghum_bicolor_NCBIv3, whole genome shotgun sequence, the genomic segment TGTCACCGTATGGCTTAGCTTTATGTGCAGGATCGGGTGAGCCTGGGGGCTGAGGCCAAGGATACAAGCTCAGCGTTTGTTTTCatcatcatgtgtttcattcAGTCATGTAAACTCGAACCGAAATGAAGCCAGACATTTAGATTGCAAGTCCAGTCACAAGTATCCAACATATATCGACTCCGATCTGAATCTGAACTGAACATAGTAAGTATAGTACACAGTCAGTTATTTAGACGACCAAAGTGATCGACAGTGGCGGTGCCTACTGCTAGCAGCCTACCACGGCATTCGTTGGCCCTTATTGACGGCTGGTGATCATATAGATGCTATATTTAGTTTAGTTTGCTATATATATACGTCTCCTTAGGCAGAGGACGACGCAGAGGCTGCAGAAGTGTTGTCGATGAACTCCTTGACGGTGTTACGGAGCTTATCCGGAGAGGCACCAACAAAGCTCTCCAGCGTCAGATCGTCCATGATGAAGACGAAGGTCGGCGCCGCCTGGATGCAGTAGCTATGAGCAACTTCCTGTACGTCGTCGTCGAACAAGGAAACACACAGCTAGCATGATCAGTACTGTACGACGACGACCATATGCATGATGATGGGGTTAGTAGTTGAATCGAAATCGAATGCATTAGTGAATTAATTAATTCATTATGATCACCTATATATATTCTACACCCTAagtgaatattattctacaccgcaagtcaaaactgagcagaaaaaatatagaCACACACACTATTGGCTATATATTGGGATGAGACGCCGACACCGTACGTCGTATACGTACTCACCTTGAGTTCGAAAATGTCGACCATGAGGAAGACACCTTTAGTAGGGTACTCCTTGGCACACTCCGCGAACACGGGGGCTATCTCTTGGCAAGCACCGCAGGTTGGGGACATGAAGTCGATCACCACCTGATCATCATCGATCGACGAGGCCAGGTGTTGTAGGGGACATTTGATCAAACAGCAGGCCAGTTGTTGACACAAATTATTAGTAAGCTCAAATGGCATCATGCTCAATAATGTTAGAGGCCGTGTGTAGAACTGTTAGTAGTATAGTAACAAAGAACAAGAACACAAACAAAAACGTACTCATCGTTGAACAGACAGCATATCAATATTATCGaggaaattaattaatgaaattTACAGCAGGGAGATGGTGATCGATCCGGCCGGGGCCGCGCGCGTACCAGCTTGCCGGCCTCGTAGGCCTTGGCCATGTGGGCGTCGAACTCCTCCTTGGTGTGGCACGCGATCACGGTGCCCGCCATGCCTCTCGCAGTCGCAGCTCGCTAGCTCTCTTCTTCCTCGCTGGGATCGATCGAAAGCTAGCTTCTGGCCGGCGCTGACGACTGAGGTTTCTCTcggtggctggctggctggcttgcAGAGAGATTGCGTCGTTGGTGACCTATAGTATAGCCTGGGGCGCGAGGCGTGGCTTTTATAGGCGCAGTGACGCGTGTGTTGGTGTGCCTGTTGGACGGGACGACGTAATCGCGCTCGCCGGTGTGCTTGCCGACGGCCGGCCGGTCGCCGGTGGTGGTGCAAAATCCGTGTGGAAgaaattacaaaaaaaaaaaaatcatacttCAGCCTGGGAAAGTTTTCTACTGAATTCGTTTAAAAACATTGTACTTCACCAACCACAAATTAAACCGTACATGTTAAAACGAGTATAGTTGATGTACTAGAAAACTTGACCATTGATATATTTTTGTGTATTTTTAATTCTTTTCCAAAAAGAAATGTATGGCTATTTTTATCTgctatggataatttttctttttttaaaagtataaaaatattttctaaattcctatttttttatttatgaatTGATGGTCATAATTTTGTCATGATGTTCTTACAAAAATAACTACTGTCgtattctcaaaaaaaaaacttttgtcTTGATTGATGTCCGTATGTGATTGGGCAGCAAGAAACTAAGAATACTTTATACTTTTATTAAAAGCATAGTATAAACATTTTGCAATAGATTACTTACTCCTACGCTGGTAAGTCTTGAGGTTGATGAAGCCCATCACCTTGGGAACCTTTTTATCAAGGCAGAGACATTGCCTAAAACTACAATACTAGATAAAAAGTTTGTCTTAAACCAGGCTTCATTTAAAACCTAGTATTTGATCTGTGGTAGGGAGGAAATACAACCCCATGTGCTAAACACCCCCAAGCTAGCTTCTCAAAATCCTTTGTactttaaaaaaattttggactcTTTGACACACACATATCCCCCATGAACGTATATATAAGCTTGTACAGAAGTGGAAGTATGAAGAGACATTATAATCTTGCACTGCCCATGTATGCCTTTTCAGATATATTATTGGAAAGGTAAGTGTGTGGTTGCCATTGCCACCCAAAGACTTATTTGTGGTAGTAACGTGTTACGGTATTAATTGTCATGTTTTTATTGATAATATATGAACCCCAACTCAAGGAAGATGCAAAGATTAGAgaccatacatatatacatcAGGTGTTAGGGTATTGTCATGTTTTTATTGATAATGTATGAACCCCAACTCAAGGAAGATGCAAAGAGTAGAGGCCATACATATATACACGTTGTTGGAAAAGGAGTTGAACCATATTGCACACATGTCCCCTCATGACTAATTAAGCTATGCTTAGCAATAAAGTGATATGAGTTTACTGCAAACGGAAACTATGAGTCGTGCACTACCCACCATGTACCACTTGAGATATTATTGGAAGGTGAGGGTGGTTGTAAACTTGTAATTGCCACCCCACGATATCTTTGTAGTAGTAGTATGTCATCAAAATTGCTATTGATATACATTTTCAATAAATAGAAAATTGCTTCTATTTTAATTTTATCAAGCTGCATTTGCACAACACTATTGTTGGATTGAAAAGGACTCTTACAAATTAAACTTGTTATCTAATGCAtgtcatcatccttcttgcatTGGAACATCATATTCTCTAGGTGTTCTGGAAGTGGAACAAGAAATTTAGCAACCTGAGTTCTTCGTCCGCATCCAATTTGTTCGGTCGCAGTTACTTGTATGTAATATCTGGAAGCATCAAGCATCCAAAGGTGTGGTTTCTTATCGTGCAATGGGAGGCCCCAAAAAAGCCACCAGTAATTCTCTTATCGTGCAATGGAAGGTCCAAGTAAAGCCACCGGTAAGACAAGACAGCTTAGGGCATATGCATTCAGTTTATTTAGTGCAAATTCTATTACTTGCCTGGTCATGCTCTGTGCCGAATGTGTGGCGCAGGTCGGCCCACACGCTCGCGCTAGAGATGATGAAGGAGAAGACAAAGGTGGCTAGGGTTCTACAGCGGCAGAGTTAGGAGTTCTATTCCTGGCGAGCTTAGAAGGAGGTTTGTGGGGCGGGGGCGACACAATGGTAGAGGCAAGCGAGACAGTGGTGGGACGAGGTGGTGCGCAGGAGAAGACAGTTTGGTGGGGCTGGTAGTGGGGGCATCAAGGTCACATAGGCCCTAGGATTAGAAGAAAGCAGAATCAAGGGGCAAGAGCAGGAGACAGGTGGCGCAAATCGGCGATGGTGGACGCAGGGGTGGGGGCATAGAAAAGGACGAGGACCCACCCATGCCTCGTCCTGGCGGCCGGCTAGCATGATTGTGATAGTTTATTTTAATAAACAGGAGGGGTTGGTCTCTAGAATTTATTAATAACAAAAACTAAAAGGTACAGAGTCCACAACAAAGGTATAGGATacaaagaaaataagaaaaaaaatacacaaAGGAGAGACTAGCCATagatcaagagatggttgatattTAGTCCTAGCCCCGTAGCTTAACTAGAGCTAAGCTTTCATCTTAAGATTTTTTTGCACTGACTTATCGTATGTTGTTGTACACATCTAAAGATCAAGTTATTCCGCATAGACCAAATTGCCCAACACATAGACCCCAAAGCGCAGCAGCGTAACCTGGGACATCGTCGTCATCCatctctccaacagttatgaGTTCACGTGCCAGATACTCAAGATGCGTACGGTGCCGATAGGTGTAGCGTTGTGAGCGAAGCGAGTGCGAACCCTGGTCCCTGGCATGCCCTGTTTATTGACAGAAACCGCACAGGAACTCCAAGAGAGCGACTagcttaaaatacattctaaatTTGTTAATTTAGCTATTCTTTAAACGATAATGTTGCAGTGAGGATGTCCGTCTGTCCGGATGCTTCTCATTGGGCTTGTGGACTGGCCCAACAGGTCTGCTCCCCTCTACCATCAGGGCTTCTCTATcgattctcaaaaaaaaatcatggtttctctatttaaaaaaatagatGCATTCCCCATCTGGTGGCGTCTCCACCACTGCACCGCGCCATCCACCTGCCGCTCACCTTCTCCAGCGTTGGGGTCGCTCGCCGCGGGCAGCCTACCCACTCATCGCGGCCTTCTCTAGCGCGGGAGATCTCACCACAGCCTGCCACGATATTATCTAGTGTGAGGCTACTCGTCGCGGACACTACACCCGTCTGCCTGCTGACACCCTTTCTTAGTTAAACTTAAGATATTTTGACTTCTCAAGAAAGTTAGAACGATTTAAAATTTGAGGCAGAGGGAGTAGCACTTTATTAGAGCAATGACATGGGATTTAGTGGGCCTGGATGCCATACAATTGTACTTAGTAGAATATATTTGTAGCACTTATTAGAGGGGTATGACACATCACTTAGTGGATGTTGTTGTAGCATTTATTGAGGGATGGCATGACATATAACGAGGTATGAAAcgtggatagcttgcatgtaGAGATTGAAAGATAGTGGGGTTTACTTTAAttttataagagatatagattcGTTGCTTGTGGCCTTATGCTTTTCAGAGCAACAGAGGTGCACAATTTTTTTTGTGTTTCTGCTCTTCCTATGTACTCCCTATGTCCTCTATAGTGCATTCTACAAAATTTTAAGACAAATTAATAGAGAACATAAAAGACGTATGTACCCTCATTTTATTTTCTAATCAGGCGCTATCGTCAACGTGATTAATGATGATTGGTTGATAAATGAAAAGTATTTAATGTAAAAATTAGTTTTTGTCCTCTAGAATGTATTGTATTTGAGGATAATTTTTAAATACTAGAATGCTCTATATTACAGGATGGAGGTATGTTAGTATTCCCTCTAGCCAATTTTTTGTCACATTATTATGCGCGTGTGATATTGGATACATATCTTTAACCaatattttttcaaaaaatatatTCCTCAAACAAAACACACCGCACCCTACTAGAAGtttaagtgtgtgtgtgtgtgtggactTTCTTATCCACCGTTTGGTGAATGAATTTAGAATTAGGAAATCATAGCATGAATCACATTCATTAAACTTAGCTAGAATTACAAAAGTGTGACTTGAGCTTAGAGCTAAGACACTCTTGCATTTTGGAATGAAGGCTTGTAACATGATACATGATTTTTTTAATAGGTAGCATGATACATAACTTTGAAGTACAAATAGTATAATAGAAACAAAATACAATCATATCTTTATAATTTCCTCTAGGGCATATCAGTTATTTGATGCACTCCGGCAAGTAATGACCTCAATATATGGCAAATTTCAAAGTTCGGACTTCTTCAACATGACCACAATGACAGGGCACATGGCCTTCCCTTTCTCGAGGTTCTTTGCAAGGATGGAGGCATACACCATGAACAGTTCCTCAATGATATCCTCACCAAAATGATTCATGATCAGTGGCTCAATACCAGCCCTTATAATCTTAGCTATGTTTTCAGCACTGCCGGAACAATTGAGAACAACATCGCCATCTGAATCATCGTAGGCATCCCAGTTTGACTCAAAGAGTCTCGTGTCTTCAATGTCGAATAGATCATTCTGCTTAATCAATTGTGTCACCTCATCTAGTGATGGTGCGTAGTATGGCATGTTGAAGGAGCTTAGTTTCTTGTTCTCCACACGGCCCTACAAAACCATGTACCCCTGTAGGGCAACATTAATGTATTTATTCAAAGTAGAACTGTCATTTAGCTATTTGGCAGTGTTTACTGTTTACTACTAAttaataaactatgcaattgatAATGATATTTTGATACTCTTTTATTACTCTTGTGTTCAACTTGTTGTACGTGTAATGTACCTTGTGGACTAGGTATTCGAGCGCTTGGGAAAGAACTTCCCAAACGCGTGCCACGCCCCCTTGCATTGGCATCTCTTCCGGCTTCCGGCCAGCAAATGTTAGTACCATGCTACCACCTGATACAAGTTCTTTGTGTCGTAGTGACAAGAACAATTCAAAGTCCTTTTCAAATTGTTCCTGGAACAGGTCTACCACAACTTTTGGAGTAGTCTTCCCAATGTAGATGTTGTCAGCATTCACATGAGTTCCGTTTGAGAGATCTTCAGGGATCTATAGATACCGGCCACCAATAGTACCGTATGCATGCATAAGAACAACAATATAAGTTAATGATGTCTTGTGGTGTACATGTGCCATTTCTAATTATGCATATTCAACAAGTAcataaacaaatttattttgcaCCCATTATTACTTTGAAAAATACTCGTGTTCAGCCTTTACAGGAACTAGGAGAATTCCCCGCGCGTCGCGGATATGAAGAAGGAATATAAATAAATTAGAATGTTAATCACTAAGAATTAGGAGATGTATATGTATGATGTTGGTAATCCAGGaacataatataatataagttaaTGTTAGTGGATGATGTGGCAATGTTGACGTAGACAACTAAATACATGTTAGTGGAGGATGTATCTTGTTGACATGTAGATCATAATTGCACATGCTAGTTGGTTATAAATGCATCCGATAGTGGATTGATTAGGTAGACAGCTTGAAATTGCTAGTGAGGTTTacctttataagagttatagattcgTTGTTGTGCATTGAAGGGGCTACAATATTTTGTTTTTGTGCTCTTTCTATGTACTTCCTCGTTTCTAATTTATATGTTATTTTGGCTTTTTTAGATACATTACCTTTAATACTCCCTTCATttgaaattataagatgttttggatatatatatatatatatatatatatatatatatatatatatatatatttctttctacacgtacgtgtagttactctcatcttcaataaattACATTGTGTATGTTttatacttgtttatcggtttgagtatgcttatatactcatattaagatactctagatcctACCATgcgaaaaattttcaaaaaaaattatattttaaatatattactaaaatgccactactatattatatacaatagtatacccatatactctatgtatgtatgcatacttaacatacatatcactctagatggtctagtatgatcatatactttgtctatatacatttcgtccggtcatatacaccttaaatctagagatatatagatgagagtaactacacgcgcgtgtaaaaaAATGCGTTTtttttacacgcgcgtgtagttactcccatatatatatatatatatatatatatatatatatatatatatatatatatataaaagcaactAAGCTtgaaaagccaaaacatcttatagtTCAAAATAAAGGGAGTATTTATCTACATAtaatgtatatctaagtgcatataTCAAAAGCTATGTGCCTAGAAAAAGTCAAAACGTCTTCATAATGGAATGGAGGGAGAGTATGTGTTAATACTCCTCTCTCTAGCCAATTTTTTTGTGACAACATTATGCATGATcttgtatacatatatatcttgaaccaatatttttcttaaaaatatAATCTAAAACAGAGCATACATGTTGCACGTGCTTTTAGCAAAATTGAGAcatgcatatgcatatataccTTGGAACGCCATATGAGGCAGTGGGATGAGTGGAACAGATGGACGCTCTGGCAGGGCAAAATCCTTGTGTACATGGATCCAGGCAGTCCGGCGATATAGCAAGGGACCGCTGCCTGCTTCTCCTCCACAGCGGCCATCAGGCCATGGCCTTGGAGCCGCcgctgctggtgctggtgctgatCGAGCGACCGGAACACAAGGTTGAAGTCGTTGCCCGGCAGATCATTCAGAAAGAACTGCACCTCCATGACGGCGCGGCTGCCATAGTTATCTGCCGGTTCTTCCTGGACGACATGGGCGCCGATCGTGTTCATCACCTCGGAGACGACGAGCAGCGTGTTCGGCCCCGACGAGCATCCGAGGTCAGCAGCCACCATCGTCGTCGTGCTCCCAGTCCCAATCCCAATGGTCGACAGCGACTTGAGCGCCTCTCTGACGGCCTTGTGGAGCTCGGGCCATGTCTCCATTACCGTCTTCCTCTGCGCAAGAACAACATCACAGCGCGTTCCATGAAATAAATTGCGGTCGCATAGATgaaatacatgcatgcatggtatgATAggcatgtactccctccgtttcaataaaaaaattattatagAACTCGTGACtagtttatagaaaaaatattagCAACATTTATATGtgtataaatataaaaatatatacagcGATCTATCTAATAAAtactattatatatatttagtcaaaattaAACATATTTGATTGACTGAAAGCAAGAATGATATTTCTTTTTTGGGTGGGGGGCTTTGTTATGAGCACGAACTTGGAAGATGGAATTGATAGCGTAGCTGTTCTCTCCATCGCCGGTTGCCATGTGCAAGTCCCTTTCCACGGACATGATGGCCTGCGGCGGAGCGCGGCCGTGGGAGAGCATGGAGGCCAGCATGGCAAGGGCGGCGGAGCCCGAGCCACGGAGGAAGAGGATGGACGACGGTGAGGTGAGGCATGGAGTGCAGACTCGCCTTGGGCATAGTGGGGAGTAGGAGCAAGCTAACAGTGAGCTTGTGGGAAACATTGTCATTGCTCGTCGGAGTCCCAGCTTCGAGTTCTCTTTTGGCTTTGTACGTCGTGTGTTGTGGGGCTTTGCATTCTGAACCCGACAGAGGGCTAAGGCTTTTATAGAGAAGAGAAACCATGTCCACCTAAGTCAGAAATAAAGGTAATTAGTCCAAATTAAGAAAAAATGATTTAGCATGGTCCCCAAATTAGCCCTAGCTAAAGACGACGTTGATGATCATAGGCGGACCCAAGGCCCGGCGACCCTGGGCACCTGCCCGGGCTCTGCTCGGTGACGGATACGAGCAAATGAAGGGCAGTGTACCACCCCCGCAGCGTTTACGGTATGTTTGATCGAGACATGTAGCCCAAACGCGgataccatgcatgcatgcatgtagctAGTACTAATTAATAATTGGTGTTGTacttaataattaaattatcaatcttggatatatatatatatatatatatatatatatatatatacacacacagccAGCGTATAATTTAAGTACCCATGAGCTTAGGTCCTGTTTGGTTTAGGAAGTTAAACTTTaattttcatcacatcgaatgtttggacatatgtatgaagtactaaatataaattattta encodes:
- the LOC8059551 gene encoding thioredoxin H1, producing MAGTVIACHTKEEFDAHMAKAYEAGKLVVIDFMSPTCGACQEIAPVFAECAKEYPTKGVFLMVDIFELKEVAHSYCIQAAPTFVFIMDDLTLESFVGASPDKLRNTVKEFIDNTSAASASSSA
- the LOC8075022 gene encoding anthranilate O-methyltransferase 2 — translated: MTMFPTSSLLACSYSPLCPRRVCTPCLTSPSSILFLRGSGSAALAMLASMLSHGRAPPQAIMSVERDLHMATGDGENSYAINSIFQRKTVMETWPELHKAVREALKSLSTIGIGTGSTTTMVAADLGCSSGPNTLLVVSEVMNTIGAHVVQEEPADNYGSRAVMEVQFFLNDLPGNDFNLVFRSLDQHQHQQRRLQGHGLMAAVEEKQAAVPCYIAGLPGSMYTRILPCQSVHLFHSSHCLIWRSKIPEDLSNGTHVNADNIYIGKTTPKVVVDLFQEQFEKDFELFLSLRHKELVSGGSMVLTFAGRKPEEMPMQGGVARVWEVLSQALEYLVHKGRVENKKLSSFNMPYYAPSLDEVTQLIKQNDLFDIEDTRLFESNWDAYDDSDGDVVLNCSGSAENIAKIIRAGIEPLIMNHFGEDIIEELFMVYASILAKNLEKGKAMCPVIVVMLKKSEL